One genomic window of Brachionichthys hirsutus isolate HB-005 chromosome 22, CSIRO-AGI_Bhir_v1, whole genome shotgun sequence includes the following:
- the cdca9 gene encoding borealin-2: MSVRRKRNAGTTPGDEQLGRRKLRTGLFMQEVEKEAQARMNELEAKIENQRAIIDKAFKVEVMKMPLSLQDALLADLIRDEEGESESASEVSIAMKKESLQVDPPLRRLPSKRREAAGEETKRPRTLVGSSSTGSLRGSTPAKRAQNYLKTVEQSVPRKRPLRSVVSAGNLHCSMVASAAHITVTTGRGQAVSFSEETRDEINLDVLDDVAWSQIQRLKNLMDYLSRQGRRQK, translated from the exons ATGTCGGTGAGGCGCAAGAGGAACGCCGGGACGACCCCCGGCGACGAGCAGCTGGGCCGCAGGAAGCTCCGCACCGGACTCTTCATGCAGGAGGTCGAGAAAGAAG CGCAGGCGCGGATGAACGAGCTGGAGGCCAAGATCGAGAACCAGCGGGCCATCATCGACAAGGCCTTCAAGGTGGAGGTGATGAAGATGCCGCTGTCGCTGCAGGACGCGCTGCTCGCGGATCTGATCAGAG ATGAGGAGGGGGAGTCGGAGTCGGCAAGTGAGGTGTCAATAGCGATGAAG AAGGAGTCCCTCCAGGTGGACCCGCCCCTCCGGAGGCTCCCCAGCAAAAGACGTGAGGCC GCGGGAGAGGAGACGAAACGGCCCAGAACTTTagtcggcagcagcagcaccggaaGCCTCAG AGGCTCCACCCCTGCTAAAAGAGCACAAAACTACCTGAAGACCGTGGAGCAGTCGGTACCGAGGAAGCGTCCGCTCAG GTCCGTCGTCTCCGCCGGCAACCTGCACTGTTCGATGGTGGCGTCCGCCGCTCACATCACCGTCACCACAGGTCGGGGTCAG GCTGTCAGCTTCTCTGAGGAGACCAGAGACGAGATCAACCTGGACGTCCTGGACGACGTGGCCTGGTCTCAGATCCAGAGGCTAAAG AATCTGATGGACTATTTGTCGAGACAAGGTCGCCGGCagaagtga
- the cdc123 gene encoding translation initiation factor eIF2 assembly protein, producing MKKEQVVNCQFSVWYPIFKKHTIKSLILPLPQNVIDYLLDDGTLVVSGSEQNTQHIHGNDCESNPEEDVQWSDDETTTTVTAPEFPEFSSEVLEAINALGGNVFPKLNWSAPTDANWIALNNSLQCRCLSDVFLLFKSSDFVTHDLTQPFRLCSDQDSPDPVVKYELVLRKWSELIPGGEFRCFVKENELIAVSQRDYTQYYPHILKQGGQICGAIQEFYSSHIQYNFLDEDFVLDVYRDSLGRVWLIDLNPFGGVTDSLLFGWEELTTGEITQNQQAPAFRCATSATTLQPSPCLSYRIPRDFVDLSAGEDAYKLIDFLKLTKSQQQEEQEQEEEEEEEEEEEEEEAPQ from the exons ATGAAGAAGGAGCAAGTTGTCAATTGTCAGTTTTCGGTTTGGTATCCGATATTCAAGAAGCATACAATCAAAAG TCTTATTCTTCCACTGCCTCAGAATGTAATAGACTATTTACTGGACGATGGAACACTAGTAGTCTCTGGGAG TGAGCAGAACACGCAGCACATTCATGGTAACGACTGCGAGTCAAATCCAGAGGAAGACGTTCAG TGGTCAGATGATGAAACAACCACCACTGTGACA GCTCCCGAGTTCCCAGAGTTCAGCTCCGAAGTGTTGGAAGCAATAAACGCCCTGGGTGGGAACGTCTTTCCTAAACTCAACTGGAGCGCTCCGACG GACGCTAACTGGATTGCTCTGAATAATTCCCTGCAGTGCCGCTGCCTCAGCGACGTATTCCTGCTCTTCAAAAGTTCCGACTTCGTCACCCACGATCTCACGCAGCC ATTCCGTCTGTGCAGCGATCAAGACTCCCCCGATCCGGTCGTAAAGTACGAG CTCGTCCTGAGGAAGTGGAGCGAGCTGATTCCTGGGGGAGAGTTTCGCTGCTTCGTCAAGGAGAACGAACTGATCG CTGTCTCGCAGAGAGACTACACTCAGTATTACCCCCACATCCTGAAGCAAGGGGGGCAGATCTGTGGAGCCATACAGGAGTTCTACAGCAGCCACATCCAGTACAACTTCCTGGACGAGGACT TCGTGCTGGACGTCTACAGAGACAGTCTG GGGAGGGTGTGGCTGATAGACCTGAACCCGTTCGGGGGGGTCACCGACTCGCTGCTCTTCGGCTGGGAGGAGCTGACGACGGGAGAGATCACTCAGAATCAG CAAGCCCCGGCGTTTCGCTGCGCCACCAGCGCCACCACGCTGCAGCCCAGCCCTTGCCTGAGCTACAGAATCCCGCGGGACTTCGTTGACCTCTCCGCTGGAGAAGACGCCTACAAGCTCATCGACTTTCTAAAGCTC ACGAAaagccagcagcaggaggagcaggagcaggaggaggaggaggaggaagaggaagaggaggaggaggaagaggctccCCAGTGA
- the il15ra gene encoding interleukin-15 receptor subunit alpha — MDLGPTLFCVLMICLRGARCCDKVNFPCPEIPIMDLTEPPPRTCFQMNDRFRYMCVDGYLRKAGSSGLTWCRPIGSVPQWTPVSLQCIPDPRRTTTQRPNATITTAVLTSRQGTESISASVATETGSTSSGRWSDGSQGFAKATSATAGTSSMIAQLSHNSTDRLHMPELSSTTTTLIVVVSLLIVCALIGVGLVCHRRRPNRSRTQQPMEEQIPMNQAPAAQL, encoded by the exons ATGGATCTGGGTCCTACTTTGTTCTGTGTTCTGATGATCTGTCTGCGTGGAGCTCGGTGCTGTG atAAAGTCAATTTTCCATGCCCAGAAATCCCTATTATGGATCTAACCGAACCTCCACCGAGGACCTGCTTCCAAATGAACGACCGTTTCCGTTACATGTGTGTGGACGGTTACCTGAGGAAGGCAGGGAGCTCAGGTCTCACCTGGTGCAGGCCGATTGGCAGCGTTCCACAGTGGACGCCAGTCTCCCTTCAGTGTATAC CTGATCCAAGGAGAACCACAACGCAGCGACCAAACGCCACAATAACAA CAGCAGTCCTCACCAGCCGACAGGGGACGGAGAGTATCTCAGCTTCGGTTGCTACGGAAACAggctccacctcctctggtcGCTGGTCGGATGGCTCGCAGG GTTTCGCCAAGGCAACCAGCGCAACCGCCGGGACATCATCAATGATCGCCCAACTTTCACACAATAGCACAGATCGGCTTCACATGCCCG AGCTGAGCAGCACCACAACAACTTTGATTGTTGTGGTGTCCCTTTTGATTGTCTGTGCTCTGATCGGAGTCGGCCTCGTCTGTCATCGAAG GAGGCCAAACCGCAGCAGGACCCAGCAGCCAATGGAAGAACAGATACCGATGAACCAGGCTCCAGCAGCTCAGCTGTAG
- the rbm17 gene encoding splicing factor 45 translates to MSLYDDLGVGASESKTEGWSKNFKLLQSQLKVKKAALTQAKTQRMKQTTVLAPVIDLKRGGSSDERQITDTPPHSAVGIKEAAPSAFSSGDVLIPLADEYDPMFPNDYEKVMKRHREERQRQREQERQKEIEEREKRRKERHDGGAPSGFSRFPTEGDSDEEEEFEKEKRKRGMGGAAIAPPSSLVDRDGSSSFPYEDEGHPARGSKAAIPPPMYEDSDRPRSPPVPTSSFLANMGGTVAHKIMQKYGFKEGQGLGKHEQGLSTALSVEKTSKRGGKIIIGDAAEKPGSSQPGVAETSGGGFAADSSKKSDANPLTEILKNPTKVVLLRNMVGRGEVDEDLEGETKEECEKYGKVIKCVIFEIADVPEDEAVRIFLEFERVESAIKGQCVWRLLVVQLPSSRSVRVGSKPKPARGAGETRAKASSILTFDLFVAGRS, encoded by the exons ATGTCGCTCTATGATGACCTCGGCGTCGGCGCCAGCGAGTCCAAGACCGAAGGCTGGTCCAAAAACTTCAAGCTGCTGCAGTCGCAGCTGAAGGTGAAGAAGGCGGCTCTGACCCAGGCCAAG ACCCAGCGGATGAAGCAGACCACCGTCTTGGCTCCGGTCATCGATTTGAAGAGAGGAGGCTCCAGTGACGAGAGGCAGATCACAGACACTCCTCCGCATTCGGCCGTCGGGATCAAG GAGGCGGCGCCGAGTGCTTTCTCCTCTGGCGACGTGCTGATCCCTCTGGCCGATGAGTACGATCCAATGTTCCCCAACGACTATGAGAAGGTGATGAAGCGACACCGAGAAGAACGACAGCGGCAGAGGGAGCAGGAGCGGCAGAAGGAgatagaggagagagaaaa gaggagaaaagagagacacGACGGCGGAGCTCCGAGCGGTTTCTCTCGCTTCCCCACGGAGGGTGACtcggatgaagaggaagagtttgaaaaagagaagaggaaacgAG GTATGGGCGGAGCTGCTATCGCGCCCCCGTCTTCGCTTGTGGACAGGGATG GCTCCTCTTCGTTCCCCTACGAGGATGAAGGTCATCCTGCCAGAGGCTCAAAGGCCGCCATTCCTCCACCGATGTACGAGGACTCCGATCGACCGCGATCGCCCCCCGTGCCAACCAGCTCCTTCTTGGCCAACATGGG AGGTACGGTGGCCCATAAGATCATGCAGAAGTACGGATTCAAAGAAGGCCAGGGCCTGGGGAAGCACGAGCAGGGCCTCAGCACGGCGCTGTCTGTGGAGAAGACGAGCAAGAGAGGTGGAAAGATCATCATAGGCGACGCTGCGGAGAAAC CGGGGTCCAGCCAGCCTGGTGTTGCCGAGACGTCCGGCGGAGGCTTCGCAG CAGACTCATCCAAGAAGTCGGATGCCAACCCGctcacagagatcctcaaaaaCCCGACTAAAGTGGTCCTGCTGcgg AACATGGTGGGCCGAGGAGAGGTGGATGAAGATCTGGAGGGGGAGACGAAAGAAGAGTGCGAGAAATACGGCAAAGTGATCAAGTGTGTCATCTTTGAG ATTGCGGACGTGCCCGAGGATGAAGCTGTGAGGATCTTCCTGGAGTTTGAGCGGGTGGAGTCGGCCATCAAAGGTCAGTGCGTTTGGCGTCTGCTCGTGGTTCAACTCCCCAGCAGCAGATCAGTTCGCGTTGGCTCCAAACCTAAGCCTGCACGCGGCGCCGGCGAGACTCGAGCTAAAGCGTCGTCcattttgacctttgacctttttgtCGCGGGTCGGAGCTGA
- the fbxo18 gene encoding F-box DNA helicase 1, which translates to MESTLVHPTATESTFAPDPATLVANKRKVKRRHPNTVQCAMLGLSAEGGGALTHPQSLNHGRGKRDPNAGLYPRTPTKRRKCASTSGSPSVGQKAIDEYFSVTGVVTSSPRKSAQPSASAGTNRVRGELFPRDAPENDDDDDDDDEDVSLLDAGTKVDVTDDVLLIAAAEESDSAPDGTTDYLEGMTAEMFGDVDEFDPDVHSEEESEALPDARDGLLGGGGGGGGEPLQPQGCIDDLPDEVLSQILCEMPAQDLYRGAGLVCHRWRDIVQDPQFVPFKKRYYRYMMREEAAVREVFSILRESLVISPASSEHSLRQLVVLMAQHKERERVRPEHVLERVRAHRLFPMAEASIRLRIPDVQKNFSLGVEGPNPYAAMAVILLLSESVEDVEVLVSLLAGCMSRTAVTEYLSHMATMLLALKWNSVQISSRLHYNIYYVLHLMENGPFAVTSAHSRRPQIRLTREQQQILSHDILEDHVVKIVAFAGTGKTTTLVKYAEQWPHLRFLYVAFNRSVATEAQRRFPKNVVCKTVHSLAFSEIGKSYQIHQKLTFGIKPFALNSVLPKGRGGYAKAKVVATTLNAFMASTDRTIGIRHVPGYRVSTKDQPEPIDEKEKPLFVSDAQKIWNKMKDLNAKEHDAFHMTHDGYLKLWQLRSPKPNLSEQYDVLFIDEAQDCTPAILDILLPQRCGKILVGDPHQQIYTFRGAVNALNLVGHTHIYYLTQSFRFGSEIAYVGSTILTVCKKVEKILVGGKQQGGVCNETAEGVMADIRTGVSRCRGKTAILSRCNVSVFNEAVRVIDANARCRLHFIGGVESIGLNRILDIWHLMPDSRTSKEQGQKPRYIKDPFIRAFAKKTDHSFWALKTYVTQTEDKELEAKLRIVEAYRGRIPELVTRLESCYENDMNNADFIMGTVHKAKGLEFDTVMVTNDFTKFPCARHNQEFSPNFSFDKVPEDEWNLLYVAVTRARTTLIITKAIHHILTMAGDYPFKSQMPSPLMKAGEPLPCKVKDCPNCITPGSAFIICKKTMKYTDGVSAGGPLCERCVWTHVGPIAFLMADDVLSMAQIPGRFAPPIDHMMFLPFF; encoded by the exons ATGGAATCGACGTTAGTCCACCCGACTGCTACGGAAAGCACATTCGCACCGGACCCGGCGACGTTGGTGGCCAATAAAA GGAAAGTCAAAAGGAGGCACCCGAATACGGTCCAGTGTGCGATGCTGGGGCTCAGTGCCGAGGGCGGCGGTGCCCTCACCCACCCCCAGAGCCTCAATCACGGGAGGGGTAAACGTGACCCGAACGCGGGGCTGTACCCCAGGACGCCTACCAAGCGACGGAAGTGTG CGTCCACCTCAGGAAGTCCTTCTGTCGGACAGAAGGCCATCGACGAATACTTCTCTGTGACGGGCGTCGTCACTTCCAGCCCGCGCAAGTCTGCCCAGCCGTCCGCGTCCGCCGGCACGAACAGAGTGAGAGGAGAGCTTTTCCCCAGAGACGCACCTGAGAatgacgacgacgatgacgacgatgatgaagacGTCAGCTTGTTAGACGCTGGGACAAAGGTGGACGTGACGGACGATGTACTTCTGATCGCTGCGGCGGAAGAGTCCGACTCGGCACCCGATGGGACGACCGATTACCTGGAGGGCATGACGGCAGAAATGTTTGGGGACGTTGATGAATTTGACCCTGATGTTCACAGTGAGGAGGAGTCGGAGGCCCTTCCTGACGCCCGCGACGGGCTCctgggcgggggcgggggcgggggcggggaaCCCCTGCAGCCCCAGGGCTGCATCGATGACCTTCCAGATGAAGTACTGAGTCAGATTCTGTGCGAGATGCCTGCCCAGGACCTCTACCGCGGCGCTGGCCTCGTCTGCCATCGCTGGAGGGACATCGTCCAAGACCCCCAG TTTGTTCCTTTCAAGAAACGATACTACCGCTACATGATGAGGGAGGAGGCCGCGGTCCGGGAGGTCTTCAGCATCCTGAGGGAGAGTCTCGTAATCAGTCCAGCGTCGTCGGAGCACAGCCTGCGACAGCTTGTCGT CTTGATGGCTCAGCATAAGGAAAGAGAACGAGTGAGGCCAGAGCACGTTCTGGAACGCGTCCGGGCGCATCGTCTTTTCCCCATGGCCGAGGCCTCGATAAGGCTACGGATTCCTGACGTCCAGAAGAACTTCAGCCTCGGCGTGGAG GGTCCCAACCCGTACGCGGCCATGGCCgtcatcctgctcctcagcgAGAGCGTTGAGGACGTCGAGGTCTTGGTGTCGCTGCTCGCCGGCTGCATGTCGCGCACCGCCGTCACCGAGTACCTCAGCCACATGGCCACCATGCTGCTCGCCTTGAAGTGGAACAGCGTCCAGATCAGCAGCAG GTTGCATTACAACATCTACTACGTTCTTCACCTGATGGAGAATGGCCCCTTCGCTGTCACGTCTGCTCACAGCAG GCGGCCTCAGATTCGCCTCACTCGGGAACAGCAGCAGATCCTCAGCCATGACATCCTGGAAGACCACGTGGTCAAGATCGTGGCCTTCGCAG GTACAGGAAAGACGACGACGCTGGTGAAGTACGCCGAGCAGTGGCCACACCTCCGGTTCTTATATGTGGCCTTCAACAGGTCGGTGGCCACTGAGGCACAGCGGCGCTTCCCCAAAAACGTGGTCTGCAAGACGGTCCACTCGTTGGCCTTTAGCGAGATCGGGAAGAG TTACCAAATTCATCAGAAGCTGACCTTCGGCATTAAGCCCTTCGCCCTGAATTCCGTTCTGCCTAAAGGCCGCGGTGGCTACGCCAAAGCCAAAGTGGTGGCCACAACGCTCAACGCCTTCATGGCTTCAACGGACCGGACCATCGGCATCAGACACGTGCCCGGCTACCGCGTGAGCACGAAGGACCAGCCGGAGCCAATCGATGAAAAGGAAAAACCA TTGTTCGTCAGCGATGCACAGAAGATCTGGAATAAAATGAAGGATCTAAATGCCAAGGAGCACGACGCCTTCCACATGACCCACGACG GTTACCTGAAGTTGTGGCAGCTCCGGAGCCCAAAGCCAAACCTGTCCGAGCAGTATGACGTCCTCTTCATCGATGAGGCCCAGGACTGCACCCCGG CCATCTTGGACATTCTCCTGCCTCAGCGTTGTGGGAAGATCCTTGTTGGAGATCCTCATCAGCAGATTTACACTTTCAGAGGAGCGGTCAATGCCCTCAACCTCGtgggccacacacacatctactaCCTGACGCAG AGCTTTCGGTTCGGGTCGGAGATCGCCTATGTGGGCTCCACCATCCTTACAGTGTGCAAGAAAGTGGAAAAGATCCTGGTGGGAGGAAAACAACAAG GCGGCGTGTGCAACGAGACTGCGGAGGGTGTTATGGCAGACATTAGGACAGGCGTCAGCCGTTGCCGCGGGAAGACGGCCATCTTGTCGAGATGCAACGTCAGCGTGTTCAACGAAGCGGTCCGAGTCATTGACGCCAACGCCCGCTGCCGGCTCCACTTCATAGGA GGTGTTGAAAGCATTGGCCTGAACAGGATCCTGGACATCTGGCATCTGATGCCGGACTCCAGAACGTCAAAAGAGCAGGGCCAAAAACCCAGAT ACATCAAAGATCCATTTATTCGTGCATTTGCCAAGAAGACGGATCATTCCTTCTGGGCTTTGAAGACGTACGTCACACAAACTGAGGACAAGGAGCTGGAGGCCAAACTGAGGATTGTTGAAGCATACAGAGGTCGCATCCCTGAACTGGTGACCCGCCTGGAAAGTTGCTATGAAAACGACATGAACAACGCAG ACTTCATCATGGGAACCGTCCACAAGGCCAAAGGTCTGGAGTTTGACACTGTGATGGTCACCAATGACTTTACCAAGTTTCCTTGCGCGAGACACAACCAGGAGTTCAGTCCGAACTTCTCATTTG ATAAGGTTCCTGAGGACGAGTGGAACCTGCTGTATGTGGCAGTGACCCGGGCCAGGACTACCCTGATCATCACTAAGGCCATTCATCACATCCTCACGATGGCTGGG GACTATCCCTTTAAGTCGCAGATGCCCAGCCCCTTGATGAAAGCGGGCGAGCCGCTCCCTTGCAAGGTCAAGGACTGTCCCAACTGCATCACACCTGGCTCGGCCTTCATCATTTGCAAAAAAACGATGAAATAC ACTGACGGGGTGTCCGCTGGAGGCCCGTTGTGCGAGAGGTGTGTATGGACTCACGTCGGGCCAATCGCCTTCCTCATGGCTGACGATGTGCTTTCAATGGCTCAAATCCCAGGAAGATTTGCCCCCCCCATCGACCACATGatgtttctgccttttttttaa
- the nudt5 gene encoding ADP-sugar pyrophosphatase — MSDTKEAKAAIAPHIIKEELMAAGQWLKLEKTTYVDPAGSSRTWEAVKRTTRRAGAEADGVGIIALLKRTLHKDCVVMVKQFRPPLGCHTLEFPAGLIDDGECAAGAALRELKEETGYKGEVVGVTPVTCLDPGLSNCTTNIVMVNINGDEMENINPTQQLGDGEFVEVLLFPVDEFQAKIDELLKKEKIVVDTKVYIFAMGIVQAFFKPRELPVLKQ; from the exons ATGAGCGACACTAAAGAAGCTAAAGCTGCGATTGCTCCACACATAATAAAAGAAGAG CTCATGGCAGCGGGACAATGGCTGAAGCTGGAGAAGACGACGTACGTGGACCCCGCTGGCAGCAGCAG AACGTGGGAGGCCGTGAAAAGGACGACGAGACGAGCCGGCGCAGAAGCAGACG GCGTTGGGATCATCGCCCTGCTCAAACGGACGCTCCACAAAGACTGCGTCGTGATGGTGAAGCAGTTCCGTCCTCCTCTGGGATGCCACACGTTGGAGTTTCCCGCAG GTTTAATCGACGATGGGGAGTGCGCTGCGGGGGCCGCACTGAGGGAGCTGAAGGAAGAAACCGGCTACAAAGGAGAAGTAGTCGGAGTCACTCCAG TGACCTGTTTGGACCCCGGATTGTCTAACTGCACGACCAACATCGTCATGGTGAACATCAACGGAGATGAAATGGAGAACATCAATCCAACGCAACAGCTGG GTGACGGAG AATTTGTCGAAGTCCTTCTGTTTCCCGTCGACGAGTTTCAAGCAAAAATAGATG AGCtgctgaagaaggagaagatcGTCGTGGACACCAAAGTGTACATCTTCGCCATGGGGATCGTTCAGGCCTTCTTTAAGCCGAGGGAGCTCCCAGTGCTGAAGCAgtga